A segment of the Catenulispora sp. EB89 genome:
TCGTGACAAGCTTTTCGTAGGGATCGATGGCAGTCGCGAGAGCCCGCAGCATCGTGGTTTTGCCTGCTCCCATACCGCCGGCAATCAAGATGTTGCATCGTGCCTGGACCGCGGCGGTCAGGAAGTCGCGCAGCGCGACGTCGATCGTTCCGAGTCTCACCAACTCGTCGAGGTCGATGTCGCGGTGCAGATGTCTGCGGATCGTCACGCTGGGGCGCTTGTTGACCGCCATGACCGCCGACAGCCGCGACCCGTCGGGCAGTCCAATCGACAAGATCGGAGCGCGCCGGTCGAAGGAGCGCTCTTCGATTCCGCTTCTTGCGGCGATCGTCCCCACCAGATCGATCAGCTCGGCATCGCTGGCCGCCACCGGCCAGAGACCACGTTCGCGGCGCTTGCCGGCGTACTTGACGAAGACGACGTCGTGGCCCAGGACGTCGATGTCTTCCACCCCTGGGAGGTCCAGATATCTTTGCAGGCCGCCGAAGCCGAGGAGCCGATCGGCGACTGACCTGGCCACCTGGTCGGTGACCTCCCGGCGCGGCGACGGCAGGCCCGCTGACAGGGCAGCGGCTACCTCGGTCTGCAACTCCTGTGCGCAGAGGCGGTCCACCGCCGCTCGGCGATTCGCCGGGTCCCACGAATCCTGCTTAGATTCCGCGACCAAGCGGGCGGCGACACGATCTCCGACTCGCGCCGCCATGGCAGGATCGAGCATCGTCGTCACGCCACAGCCTCCGACACCGCGACAGGTGCCGCGGACGAACGAGCGCCGCCGATGCCCAGTGCGATCTGCTGCACCGAACGCGCGTAGACGTTTCGACGGCTCCTGACGAAGAACCCCGTCTCCGGCGCGTCCGGAAGGCGACCTGCCACCTCGACTCCGAGCGTGCGGCTCATCTCACCGGTGGTGTAACCAGCTCCACGCAAGACCAGGCGCACTCGGCTTCCAGCCGCCTGCAAAGACTTGACCGCCACGTCCAACAGCCCGATTTCCTCGGGCACCGGACGCACCACCAACAGGACTTCATTGGCGAGGAACAGGGCCCGAGACAGTCGCCGCACGTCAACGCGACCGCAGTCGAGAATCACGGTCGTTTCGGAATCAGCGGACACTTGCTCCAGCAGGCCGCCGGTCGCCGCGAGATCCGCGACCGTCGCCTGCACGCCGGCAGGATCGGCCGGCGCGACCACGACCGGCAGCCCCGATGGGAGTTGCTGCGTGTGCTCGCCGATCCGTACGTCCTGGGCTGCCGGGAACATCGCCGCAGCAAGGGTCGTCAGCGATGGCGTCGAGGCCAGGCCGAACCGGCCGGCGAGTGTTCCGCCGGCAGCGTCCGCCTCGATGAGCGTCGCCGAGATATTGTGCGGCCACAGCGCCGCCAGGGTCATCGCCAGCCGCGTCACTCCCGGCGCGCCCTTCACCGACGCCACCGCGACCAGCATCAGGAACCACCCGCGCTACCAGGAGCCAACACGATTACCGAGACGGGATTGCTCCCGGCCTGGCCGATCCGGGCGGCCGATGCCTCGTCGGTCAGCAAGGACACATCTACCGAGCCGGTCTGCTGCGCGTCCTTCACCGACACAACGGTCGCCATCATCGCGTTCTTCAGCGGATCGGCGGGCGCTTGAGAGACCTGCGGGGATCCCTGGTCCTGAGCATTGATCTGCACGGCCACCTGATCGCCGGCCTTCAACTCCGCTGGGAACGCTCCTGCCTTCAATTCGGCTGGTGCGACCGCCTGACCCGCTGGCGGAAAGACCGCCGACGCCCCGACCTTGTTCCGGGTCATCAAATCCCCAGCCACCAGCGGAACCGCCGCGATATGTCCAACAACCTGGTCTTCCTGCGACTCCGGAATCAGCCCGACGCCAGAGTCGGCGGCGACCTCCGCCGTCTGCAAATCGGCGGCGAGCACCTTCTGTCCGGCCGGAACCGGTGTGGCGACCTGCAGCACCGGAATCCGGCCGTCGATGGACGACAGAAGCACGCCGCCGCCCACCCCACACAGCGCGACCAGACCAGCCCCTGCCTTCAGGTAGGCGGGGCGAAGCCGGCGCGTCGAAGCAAGCCGACACACAGACCTGGTCTTCGGGCGCGGTGCCTCTTCAGGCTGCGCCTCCGCGGGCGGGGCCTGGCCAGGAATGACGGAACGCACGATGAACTCGCCTAACGCCAGAGATTGGATATCAGAACTCAGCGATCTTGATCGTCAACGATCTTCAATGGCTGTTGGTTACGAGCGCTGCCGCCTCGATGACCCGCACCGGGAATCCGGTGGAGGACTCCACGTCGGGGAACGTCCCGCCAGGCCCGAATCCCGTCCAGTCCACCCGCCACGCAACCGTCGCCGTGATGTGGAACGCTCCGCTGGGCTCCGTTGCAGAACTCCGGCGGTAGGTATGGCCACAAGTCGGTGACGGTGCCGTCCCATCACCGGTCGGATGCTCCGGAAATGGGGTCCCGGGACCTGCGCAGGTCTCAGTCGTCCCATCCCCCATGGACCACACGACCTGCCGTGGCGTCGCCGTTGCCGTCACCGTCACACCACCGGCCGCCAGCGTCACCGACTTCGAAC
Coding sequences within it:
- a CDS encoding CpaF family protein, producing MLDPAMAARVGDRVAARLVAESKQDSWDPANRRAAVDRLCAQELQTEVAAALSAGLPSPRREVTDQVARSVADRLLGFGGLQRYLDLPGVEDIDVLGHDVVFVKYAGKRRERGLWPVAASDAELIDLVGTIAARSGIEERSFDRRAPILSIGLPDGSRLSAVMAVNKRPSVTIRRHLHRDIDLDELVRLGTIDVALRDFLTAAVQARCNILIAGGMGAGKTTMLRALATAIDPYEKLVTIEDAFELGLGADPERHAVVDALQAREANAEGVGRISAAGLVRAGLRLSAGRVIVGEVRGDETLPMLLAMSQGNDGSLSTVHAESADAAFDRLITYALLAPERAPAEAVARLAAHGIDLVLHIAELGDGLRVVREVAEVTGSHADQVVTNRLYQPGPDGIAVRATPPSTSLTERLATVGYNPFAARTQERQGW
- a CDS encoding SAF domain-containing protein → MLLSSIDGRIPVLQVATPVPAGQKVLAADLQTAEVAADSGVGLIPESQEDQVVGHIAAVPLVAGDLMTRNKVGASAVFPPAGQAVAPAELKAGAFPAELKAGDQVAVQINAQDQGSPQVSQAPADPLKNAMMATVVSVKDAQQTGSVDVSLLTDEASAARIGQAGSNPVSVIVLAPGSAGGS